From a single Stackebrandtia endophytica genomic region:
- a CDS encoding LuxR C-terminal-related transcriptional regulator: MPQAITDAASSGHDPATPHASTVVAIAQMLAEPGLVVITGAAGSGRTSLLKQIAQAFRGPVYTGGGLSMLRGNSGLALSRAVRAKMPVHDVALCAEAVRSRVRNGLLVIDDLQWCDPVTLAVLPHLAKHCRVVTALRTPHRLPEATVEALQQAATFHPAPPIDTAEAITLVHTLAPGLADSAVAALVRRAGGNLLVLSAMARSAQRQPSRISAPPSHASPAVHAIAEAIADLPRPERTALAALGLLGRPASVGMLGPGAHGLQQAHLVTIDNDVASPISPFTAEVAAGLLDPDARAALHRKLAELVDDLEAARHLAACGDTDAALARAKAAAALDNRARRAEALLFAVSLPGEHTEADRLAAAEAALAVGRPRSALKVLTGCESLPALILAGHAHLHAGDQARAESIVAALPEPASVSGDMAAEIDRIALLTAPTDSAALVHAVRQRHGNRPDNPGLAAALAAAEAAAKLPGWTASLAVAAATAGRSGDALSARWSAWLLVENLINDGNLTDAAVAAAAAARACTSDHAFSWQTRFLAAQLWCEVLAGQALDSVTDKAVALLDHALPSVARGYASAAASLAEADTGSLRNARYRLNQAGPVPESVAQLLRWVAGEAAWLDNQPQQAAGEVAATPSLVSGLGRITGYWAAHDGAVGVLGDDSDDGLPEAARATVAAWNAATSGGRGAFESAAAAWRDLVRREQVRCLLAAGVHAEGPGEAVPSLEEAERLADEAGLTVLAGRARQGLRKHHIRRDRRGRRAGDELTERERQVLAMVADGEPTRRIAGALGITRETVETHIRAGMRKLGAKTRTEAAVRAAAMSERGP, from the coding sequence GTGCCACAGGCCATCACCGATGCCGCCTCGTCTGGCCACGATCCAGCAACACCTCACGCCTCGACAGTGGTTGCCATCGCCCAGATGTTGGCCGAGCCAGGTCTGGTCGTCATCACCGGCGCGGCGGGCAGTGGTCGAACGAGTCTGCTCAAGCAGATCGCGCAGGCCTTCAGGGGCCCGGTGTACACCGGCGGCGGACTGTCCATGCTGCGCGGTAACAGCGGGCTGGCCCTGTCACGGGCGGTGCGCGCGAAGATGCCGGTGCATGATGTCGCCCTGTGTGCCGAGGCGGTGCGTTCACGTGTCCGCAACGGACTCCTCGTCATTGACGATCTTCAATGGTGTGACCCGGTTACGCTGGCGGTTCTTCCTCACCTGGCTAAACATTGTCGGGTCGTGACGGCGTTGCGCACCCCGCATCGACTCCCCGAAGCCACCGTCGAAGCCCTGCAACAGGCGGCGACGTTCCACCCCGCACCCCCCATCGACACCGCCGAGGCCATCACCTTGGTGCACACCCTCGCACCCGGCCTGGCCGACTCCGCCGTGGCGGCGTTGGTGCGCCGGGCTGGCGGCAACCTACTGGTCCTGTCGGCGATGGCCAGAAGCGCACAACGACAACCCTCTCGCATCAGTGCACCACCCTCACACGCGTCACCGGCGGTGCACGCCATCGCCGAGGCCATCGCCGACCTGCCGCGTCCCGAACGCACCGCGTTGGCGGCGCTGGGCCTGTTGGGGCGGCCGGCTTCGGTGGGAATGTTGGGGCCCGGCGCTCACGGACTGCAGCAGGCTCACCTGGTCACCATCGACAACGACGTGGCCAGTCCCATCTCCCCGTTCACCGCCGAGGTCGCCGCCGGACTGTTGGACCCGGATGCGCGCGCGGCGTTGCATCGTAAACTCGCCGAACTCGTCGACGACCTTGAAGCGGCCCGGCACCTGGCCGCGTGCGGCGACACCGACGCGGCTTTGGCGCGCGCCAAAGCCGCTGCCGCCCTGGACAACCGGGCGCGTCGCGCCGAGGCGTTGCTGTTCGCGGTGAGCCTTCCCGGCGAACACACTGAAGCCGACCGGTTGGCTGCCGCCGAGGCCGCGTTGGCGGTGGGGCGGCCCCGGTCGGCGTTGAAGGTCCTCACCGGATGTGAATCCCTGCCGGCGTTGATCCTGGCCGGACACGCCCACCTGCACGCCGGTGATCAGGCACGGGCGGAATCCATCGTGGCTGCGCTACCCGAGCCGGCGTCGGTGTCCGGTGACATGGCCGCCGAGATCGACCGGATCGCGTTGTTGACGGCGCCGACCGATTCGGCGGCGTTGGTTCACGCGGTGCGGCAACGGCACGGCAACCGTCCCGACAATCCGGGGCTGGCGGCGGCGTTGGCGGCTGCGGAGGCGGCGGCGAAACTGCCGGGCTGGACGGCGTCGTTGGCGGTGGCGGCCGCCACCGCAGGGCGCAGCGGGGACGCCCTGTCGGCGCGGTGGAGTGCCTGGTTGTTGGTGGAGAATCTCATCAATGACGGCAATCTCACCGATGCGGCGGTCGCCGCGGCCGCGGCGGCGCGCGCGTGCACCAGTGATCACGCGTTCAGTTGGCAGACCAGGTTCCTGGCGGCGCAACTGTGGTGCGAGGTGTTGGCGGGGCAGGCGTTGGACTCGGTGACCGATAAGGCCGTCGCGTTGCTGGATCACGCGTTGCCGTCGGTGGCGCGTGGCTACGCTTCGGCGGCGGCCAGTCTCGCCGAGGCCGATACCGGGTCGCTGCGTAACGCCCGGTACCGCTTGAATCAGGCGGGACCGGTCCCGGAGTCGGTGGCGCAGTTGTTGCGGTGGGTGGCCGGGGAGGCCGCCTGGTTGGACAACCAACCACAGCAGGCCGCCGGTGAGGTGGCGGCGACGCCGTCACTGGTGAGTGGGCTTGGCCGGATCACCGGGTATTGGGCCGCGCATGACGGCGCGGTCGGGGTGCTCGGCGACGATTCGGACGACGGGTTGCCGGAAGCGGCGCGTGCGACGGTGGCGGCGTGGAACGCGGCCACCAGCGGGGGTCGGGGTGCGTTCGAGTCCGCGGCCGCGGCGTGGCGTGATCTGGTGCGTCGTGAGCAGGTTCGTTGTCTGTTGGCGGCGGGGGTGCACGCTGAAGGCCCCGGTGAGGCGGTGCCGTCGTTGGAGGAGGCTGAGCGGCTCGCCGACGAGGCCGGTTTGACGGTCCTGGCCGGGCGTGCCCGCCAGGGTTTGCGTAAACATCACATTCGGCGTGATCGACGAGGACGGCGCGCCGGGGACGAACTGACCGAGCGGGAACGACAGGTTCTGGCCATGGTCGCCGACGGGGAACCCACTCGGCGGATCGCCGGAGCGTTGGGCATCACCCGCGAGACGGTGGAAACCCATATCAGAGCAGGAATGCGGAAACTGGGCGCCAAGACCCGCACCGAGGCGGCGGTGCGGGCTGCGGCGATGTCGGAGAGGGGGCCGTGA
- a CDS encoding LuxR family transcriptional regulator, translating into MTAPLYVVGTAGEATAVLRRLARGGWQTRQGFAITDPGWDVSAGKVVRYGRVPDVDTAALAVLAAARGAGVVCVCDPASQAGLVLSADLGRIGPVGVDPVEQAPKQRPAAELPVTDEQAALLARLADGETIAAAAEAEFLSLRTANRRIAAARKALGVATTREAVLAFMKRRR; encoded by the coding sequence GTGACGGCACCGTTGTACGTGGTGGGGACGGCCGGTGAGGCGACGGCCGTACTGCGACGGTTGGCTCGGGGCGGGTGGCAGACCCGGCAGGGTTTCGCCATCACCGACCCGGGATGGGATGTCAGCGCCGGGAAGGTGGTGCGTTACGGCCGGGTGCCGGATGTCGACACCGCCGCGTTGGCGGTGTTGGCGGCGGCCAGGGGAGCGGGGGTGGTGTGCGTGTGCGATCCGGCGTCCCAGGCGGGTCTGGTGTTGTCGGCCGATTTGGGGCGGATCGGGCCGGTGGGGGTCGACCCCGTCGAACAGGCGCCCAAGCAGCGTCCCGCCGCGGAGTTGCCGGTGACCGATGAGCAGGCCGCGTTGTTGGCTCGGTTGGCCGACGGGGAGACCATCGCCGCGGCCGCCGAGGCCGAGTTCCTGTCGTTGCGGACGGCCAATCGACGGATCGCGGCGGCACGTAAGGCTTTGGGGGTGGCGACCACCCGTGAGGCGGTGTTGGCGTTCATGAAGCGTCGTCGGTGA
- a CDS encoding lysophospholipid acyltransferase family protein yields the protein MGTSPPDPLRDVEDSTSRKSYRTPALWRFLLRFLRGAVPLFCRLKVTGDVPTRLRGGPIIIVSNHIGTFDPMALIAGCAKQGLAPRMLATGGLFRAPVFGAIMRNSGHIRVDRGSHTVTGALHNAVDALNEGSTVVLYPEGRISLDPGLWPERAKTGAARLALTTGAPVVSVTQWGAHEVMAYDGPLHMAATLISSIWRRPTVTIHFGDIVDLTDLDPAKAGSVRIAADRMSAAGLNRLQRLRVDEPVMPRHVDRIRPLSTARTYKPRPDTVTDDAS from the coding sequence ATGGGTACCTCCCCGCCAGATCCTCTACGAGACGTAGAAGATTCTACATCACGTAAAAGTTATCGGACTCCGGCGCTGTGGCGGTTCCTGCTGCGCTTCCTACGAGGCGCGGTCCCGCTGTTCTGCCGCCTCAAAGTCACCGGTGACGTGCCGACACGACTGCGCGGCGGACCGATCATCATCGTGTCCAACCACATCGGCACCTTCGACCCGATGGCACTGATCGCCGGATGCGCCAAACAGGGGCTCGCGCCACGCATGCTGGCCACCGGTGGCCTGTTCCGGGCACCGGTATTCGGAGCGATCATGCGCAACAGCGGACACATCCGCGTCGACCGCGGCTCCCACACCGTCACCGGTGCCCTGCACAACGCCGTCGACGCACTCAACGAGGGATCAACAGTCGTCCTCTACCCCGAAGGACGCATCAGCCTCGACCCCGGACTGTGGCCCGAGCGCGCCAAAACCGGGGCCGCCCGCCTGGCCCTGACCACCGGCGCCCCCGTCGTGTCGGTCACGCAATGGGGCGCACACGAGGTCATGGCCTACGACGGTCCCCTCCACATGGCCGCCACCCTCATCAGTTCGATCTGGCGACGCCCCACCGTCACCATCCATTTCGGAGACATCGTGGACCTGACCGATCTCGACCCCGCCAAAGCCGGCTCGGTACGCATCGCCGCCGACCGCATGAGCGCCGCCGGACTGAACCGGCTTCAACGGCTACGCGTCGACGAACCCGTCATGCCCCGCCACGTCGACCGGATTCGGCCACTGTCGACGGCCAGGACCTACAAGCCCCGACCCGACACCGTCACCGACGACGCTTCATGA
- a CDS encoding cytochrome ubiquinol oxidase subunit I yields the protein MDVLDVSRWQFAITTVYHFLFVPLTIGLAFLVAALQTAWHRTDNPKWLKLTKFFGKLFLINFAMGIVTGIVQEFQFGMNWSAYSTFIGDIFGAPLAIEGLAAFFLESTFLGLWIFGWDKLPKALHLACIWIAAIGTAFSAYFILVANSFMQWPTGHTINPETGRVELTDIGALLGNKVAAITFPHTIAACFLTAGAFMMAVAMWHLMRNTPDSDAFRPAAKIGAITAIIAAVALVITGDIQGKVMTETQPMKMAAAEGLYETEQPAPFSVLTIGTLDGTEEVWSFKIPGLLSWLGTGDAQAEVLGINDIQAQYIEEYGPGDYTPNIPLTYWSFRAMIGLGLATALAAAIALWSIRGGRAPTNPLLRTAIVLTPLLPLAANSAGWIFTETGRQPWIVFTLLKTADGVSPTVTLVQVLTSLTVFTLLYGVLAAIEVKLLLRHIKTGLPEPTSTDAY from the coding sequence ATGGACGTCCTTGATGTCTCGCGCTGGCAATTCGCCATCACCACCGTCTACCACTTTCTATTCGTCCCCCTCACCATCGGTCTCGCCTTCCTGGTCGCCGCACTGCAGACCGCCTGGCACCGAACCGACAACCCCAAGTGGCTCAAGCTCACCAAGTTCTTCGGCAAGCTGTTCCTCATCAACTTCGCCATGGGCATCGTCACCGGCATCGTCCAGGAGTTCCAATTCGGAATGAACTGGTCGGCCTACTCCACCTTCATCGGCGACATCTTCGGCGCCCCACTGGCCATCGAGGGACTGGCCGCGTTCTTCCTGGAATCCACCTTCCTCGGGTTGTGGATATTCGGCTGGGACAAACTACCGAAGGCACTCCACCTGGCGTGCATCTGGATAGCCGCGATAGGGACCGCGTTCTCCGCCTACTTCATCCTCGTGGCCAACTCCTTCATGCAGTGGCCCACCGGCCACACCATCAACCCCGAGACCGGGCGCGTCGAACTCACCGACATCGGCGCACTCCTGGGCAACAAGGTCGCCGCGATCACCTTCCCACACACCATCGCCGCCTGCTTCCTGACCGCAGGGGCGTTCATGATGGCCGTGGCCATGTGGCACCTGATGCGCAACACCCCCGACAGCGACGCCTTCCGGCCGGCCGCCAAGATCGGCGCCATCACCGCGATCATCGCCGCGGTCGCGCTGGTCATCACCGGCGACATCCAGGGCAAGGTCATGACCGAGACCCAACCGATGAAGATGGCCGCCGCCGAAGGCCTCTACGAGACCGAACAGCCCGCGCCGTTCTCCGTACTGACCATCGGCACCCTCGACGGCACCGAGGAGGTCTGGTCCTTCAAGATCCCCGGACTGCTGTCATGGTTGGGAACCGGCGACGCCCAAGCCGAGGTCCTCGGCATCAACGACATCCAGGCCCAATACATCGAGGAATACGGGCCCGGCGACTACACCCCCAACATCCCACTGACCTACTGGTCGTTTCGCGCCATGATCGGGCTGGGACTGGCCACCGCGCTCGCCGCCGCGATAGCACTGTGGAGTATCCGAGGTGGTAGAGCCCCGACCAACCCGCTGCTGCGTACCGCGATCGTCCTCACCCCACTGCTGCCGTTGGCGGCCAACAGTGCTGGCTGGATCTTCACCGAAACCGGTCGCCAACCCTGGATCGTGTTCACCCTCCTCAAAACCGCCGACGGCGTCTCACCGACGGTCACCCTCGTTCAAGTCCTGACCTCACTGACGGTGTTCACGCTGCTGTACGGGGTCCTGGCAGCCATCGAGGTCAAACTCCTGTTGCGGCACATCAAAACCGGCCTACCCGAACCCACCAGCACCGACGCCTACTGA
- the cydB gene encoding cytochrome d ubiquinol oxidase subunit II, translating to MDLPTLWFIIIAFFWTGYFILEGFDFGVGGLLFTLGRTPRTRAAMIKTIGPVWDGNEVWLIVAAGATFAAFPAWYATLFSAFYLPMLAILVTIIIRAVGLEYRNKRTDPTWQYRWDLAIAVGSIATAFSWGVVFANLIAGIAIDASGNYAAGTLDLINPYALLGGAVTTTLFLTHGAVFLALKTTGELREQAAAIATRIGLAAAVVTVTFLTWTVLTHRDTTATILSILAVVAFTVALVANHRRREGIAFTATTVTIAAAVSSLFVTLFPNVLPSSLDPRWHLTMVDTASSPYTLQIMTIVAAVITPVVLLYQGWTYWVFRKRVTADPVTE from the coding sequence ATGGACCTGCCAACACTGTGGTTCATCATCATCGCCTTCTTCTGGACCGGATACTTCATCCTCGAAGGCTTCGACTTCGGAGTCGGCGGACTCCTGTTCACGCTGGGAAGGACACCCCGCACCCGCGCCGCCATGATCAAGACCATCGGGCCGGTCTGGGACGGCAACGAAGTGTGGCTCATCGTCGCCGCCGGCGCCACCTTCGCGGCGTTCCCCGCCTGGTACGCCACCCTCTTCAGCGCGTTCTACCTACCGATGCTGGCGATCCTGGTCACCATCATCATTCGTGCCGTCGGACTGGAGTACCGCAACAAACGCACCGACCCCACCTGGCAGTACCGGTGGGACCTGGCCATCGCCGTCGGCTCCATCGCCACCGCGTTCTCCTGGGGTGTCGTCTTCGCCAACCTGATCGCCGGTATCGCCATCGACGCCTCCGGCAACTACGCCGCCGGAACCCTCGACCTCATCAACCCGTACGCGCTACTGGGCGGCGCGGTCACCACGACCCTGTTCCTCACCCACGGCGCGGTGTTCCTGGCGTTGAAGACGACCGGGGAGCTTCGGGAACAGGCCGCCGCCATCGCCACTCGGATCGGCCTGGCCGCCGCCGTGGTCACCGTGACGTTCCTGACCTGGACGGTCCTGACCCACCGCGACACCACCGCGACGATCCTGTCGATCCTGGCGGTGGTCGCGTTCACGGTCGCGTTGGTCGCCAATCACCGCCGACGGGAGGGCATCGCGTTCACCGCCACCACCGTCACCATCGCCGCGGCCGTCAGCTCCCTGTTCGTCACACTGTTTCCCAACGTGTTGCCCTCCAGCCTCGACCCGCGGTGGCATTTGACGATGGTCGACACCGCTTCCAGCCCGTACACGCTGCAGATCATGACGATCGTGGCGGCGGTCATCACGCCGGTGGTGTTGCTGTACCAGGGCTGGACGTACTGGGTGTTCCGCAAACGGGTCACCGCCGACCCCGTTACCGAGTGA
- a CDS encoding serine hydrolase domain-containing protein, which produces MCADVVKESTAVRLDEELTRSQSLGRMPSVSAGLIRGDGLVWTGAVGGIAGDTPPGADVQYRIGSITKTFVAVLVMRLREEGLITLSDPVERWVPDTPFGDRTVRQLLTHTGGLSAEPPGSWWERSPGVSGDRMREIWSADQVVDEAGRRHHYSNLGFAVLGELVQRLKDAPWFEVLAAEVLQPLGMTRTTLTPQGAATSGWAVHPYAEVVMPERVQETGWMAPAGQLWSTVTDLARWARFIAGDTEGVLPASVVARMREPQAVTDGDEWTSGQGLGFQLVRHAGTRFCGHGGSMPGFQAGLLVDPATGTGVVRLTNCTTVSPGAASSLRLWEVLQECEPTPPAVWSPVPAVDADALALTGQWFWGTSVGVIRIDADGRLVLESVSGMMPTSRFTRIDGDRWRGDGAYFTDEVLRVERDTQNRVTCLNVGTFVLTRAPYQPGDVIPGGLERGWPTR; this is translated from the coding sequence ATGTGCGCTGATGTCGTGAAGGAGTCCACCGCGGTCCGGTTGGACGAGGAGTTGACCAGATCCCAGTCGCTGGGGCGGATGCCGTCGGTGTCGGCCGGGCTGATCCGCGGTGACGGCCTGGTGTGGACCGGCGCGGTCGGTGGCATCGCCGGGGATACCCCGCCGGGCGCCGACGTCCAGTACCGGATCGGGTCGATCACCAAGACGTTCGTGGCCGTACTGGTGATGCGGTTGCGGGAAGAAGGCCTCATCACGTTGAGCGACCCGGTCGAGCGGTGGGTACCCGACACCCCGTTCGGGGATCGGACGGTGCGGCAGTTGTTGACGCACACCGGTGGATTGTCGGCGGAACCACCGGGATCGTGGTGGGAACGGTCCCCGGGAGTGTCGGGTGACCGGATGCGCGAAATCTGGTCGGCCGACCAGGTCGTCGACGAGGCCGGGCGCCGCCACCACTACTCGAACCTCGGGTTCGCGGTCCTGGGTGAACTCGTGCAACGACTCAAAGACGCACCGTGGTTCGAGGTGTTGGCGGCCGAGGTGTTGCAGCCGTTGGGAATGACCCGGACCACACTGACACCGCAGGGGGCGGCCACATCGGGGTGGGCGGTCCACCCCTACGCCGAGGTCGTCATGCCCGAACGGGTGCAGGAGACCGGGTGGATGGCACCGGCGGGCCAACTGTGGTCGACGGTGACGGACCTGGCCCGGTGGGCGAGGTTCATCGCCGGCGACACCGAAGGGGTGCTGCCGGCATCGGTGGTGGCCAGGATGCGGGAACCGCAGGCGGTCACCGACGGCGACGAGTGGACCTCCGGCCAGGGCCTCGGTTTCCAGCTGGTGCGTCACGCCGGGACCCGGTTCTGCGGGCACGGCGGTTCCATGCCGGGGTTTCAGGCCGGTCTCCTCGTGGACCCGGCGACCGGCACCGGTGTGGTGAGGTTGACCAACTGCACGACGGTGTCGCCGGGCGCGGCGAGTTCGTTGCGGCTGTGGGAGGTCCTTCAGGAGTGCGAACCGACACCACCGGCGGTGTGGTCTCCGGTGCCGGCGGTCGACGCCGACGCGTTGGCGTTGACCGGTCAGTGGTTCTGGGGCACCTCGGTGGGTGTGATCCGCATCGACGCCGACGGCCGCCTGGTGTTGGAGTCGGTGTCGGGGATGATGCCCACGTCCCGGTTCACCCGCATCGACGGGGACCGGTGGCGTGGTGACGGCGCTTACTTCACCGACGAGGTGCTGCGAGTCGAACGCGACACGCAGAACCGGGTGACCTGTTTGAACGTCGGGACGTTCGTGTTGACGAGGGCGCCGTATCAACCCGGCGACGTCATACCCGGTGGCCTGGAGCGGGGTTGGCCGACCCGCTGA
- a CDS encoding inositol monophosphatase family protein translates to MITSDQYQRIGQTIKTIADEEILTRFRALTDADIAEKKPGDLVTTADRVAEERLTEALERLLPGSVTVGEEAVSQHPDVLDLLTGDDPVWVIDPVDGTSNFVAGEPDYACLVSLAVNGVTVASWIYAPSLPLTAGAHNGHGAWINGQPAHLVHRPETDRLDIVTTHRNYTAGFQPTIDKLNAPAITTTDCRAAGLTYVDLTRGRHDALVYTWENPWDHAAGLHLYTSCGGSNATMDGQPFRLSGGNALPFVVATSPVIKRLHAILA, encoded by the coding sequence GTGATCACCAGCGACCAGTACCAGCGCATCGGCCAGACCATCAAGACCATCGCCGACGAGGAGATCCTCACCCGGTTCCGGGCCCTCACCGACGCCGACATCGCCGAGAAGAAACCCGGCGACCTCGTCACCACCGCCGACCGCGTCGCCGAGGAACGCCTCACCGAGGCCCTCGAACGGCTCCTTCCGGGTTCGGTGACCGTGGGGGAGGAGGCCGTGTCACAGCACCCCGATGTCCTGGACCTGCTCACCGGTGACGACCCGGTGTGGGTGATCGACCCCGTCGACGGCACCTCCAACTTCGTCGCCGGTGAACCCGACTACGCGTGCCTGGTGTCCCTGGCCGTCAACGGCGTCACGGTCGCCTCCTGGATCTACGCGCCGTCGCTGCCGTTGACCGCCGGCGCCCACAACGGTCACGGCGCCTGGATCAACGGTCAACCCGCTCACCTGGTGCACCGGCCCGAAACCGATCGCCTCGACATCGTCACCACGCACCGCAACTACACCGCGGGGTTCCAACCCACCATCGACAAACTCAACGCCCCCGCCATCACCACCACCGACTGCCGCGCCGCCGGGCTCACCTATGTCGATCTCACCCGGGGCCGTCACGACGCACTCGTCTACACCTGGGAGAACCCGTGGGACCACGCGGCCGGTTTGCACCTGTACACCTCCTGCGGAGGCAGTAACGCCACGATGGATGGTCAACCGTTCCGGCTGTCCGGTGGAAACGCCCTACCCTTCGTCGTCGCGACCAGCCCCGTCATCAAGCGGCTCCACGCGATCTTGGCCTGA
- a CDS encoding tyrosine-type recombinase/integrase translates to MEFTDAVAGFFVSRAPRKDSPHTVAAYRRDLEGVAREVAEAVGVEVSGLRCADLTVGPMRIGFAAFSQSRAKSSIARAWSVWNAFFGYLVGEQIVAGNPMSAVAKPRPGRATPKPLKGEDAAERLLSAVAAGARGGRHPWPQRDLAVLAVLLLTGVRSSELLGLRVGDVAGPVGERRLLVRGGKGDADRVVPVEPPLEALLVEYLESRRIRLGSAGGVDAVLFVDHRGRPLSRNQLQYLVRQCYRVAGVSDQVERGALVHALRHTFATRLGQSGASAVEVMELLGHRSLQASQGYIKATARELRDAARSNSMYGSLRRLRSGQDRVEPLDDGAGRDDEG, encoded by the coding sequence GTGGAATTCACCGACGCGGTGGCGGGGTTCTTCGTGTCGCGGGCGCCCAGAAAGGATTCACCTCATACGGTGGCGGCCTACCGACGCGATCTGGAGGGGGTGGCTCGCGAGGTGGCCGAAGCCGTGGGAGTCGAGGTGTCGGGTCTGCGGTGCGCGGACCTGACCGTCGGTCCGATGCGGATCGGCTTCGCCGCGTTCTCGCAGTCCCGCGCCAAATCGTCCATCGCCCGGGCCTGGTCGGTGTGGAACGCGTTCTTCGGATACCTCGTCGGTGAACAGATCGTGGCCGGGAACCCGATGTCGGCGGTGGCCAAACCGAGACCGGGCCGTGCGACACCGAAACCGTTGAAGGGCGAGGACGCCGCGGAACGACTGCTGTCGGCGGTGGCCGCCGGCGCGCGGGGCGGCCGTCATCCGTGGCCGCAACGAGACCTGGCGGTGTTGGCGGTGCTGCTGCTGACGGGGGTGCGCAGCAGCGAACTGTTGGGATTGCGGGTCGGGGACGTGGCCGGTCCGGTTGGTGAACGTCGGTTGCTGGTACGGGGTGGTAAAGGGGATGCGGATCGGGTGGTGCCGGTGGAACCACCGTTGGAGGCGTTGTTGGTGGAGTACCTGGAATCGCGTCGCATTCGGTTGGGATCGGCTGGTGGTGTTGATGCGGTCCTGTTCGTTGACCATCGTGGTCGGCCACTGTCGCGCAATCAACTGCAGTATCTGGTGCGGCAGTGTTATCGGGTCGCTGGGGTATCGGATCAAGTGGAGCGGGGTGCGTTGGTGCATGCGCTGCGGCACACGTTCGCGACTCGTCTTGGCCAGTCGGGGGCGTCGGCGGTCGAGGTGATGGAACTGCTGGGCCATCGGTCCCTACAGGCCTCACAGGGCTACATCAAGGCCACCGCGCGCGAACTGCGGGACGCGGCCCGCTCGAACTCGATGTACGGGTCACTGCGGCGCCTGCGGTCAGGCCAAGATCGCGTGGAGCCGCTTGATGACGGGGCTGGTCGCGACGACGAAGGGTAG
- a CDS encoding vWA domain-containing protein, producing the protein MSEQILPFYAVCDESYSMMDEIDALNEGLADLHEAISTDPVVADKTRFCVIGFSDTAEVLLPLCDLGDLDEMAGLTVKGSTNYGAAFDLLRDTIESDIADLKAQGHKVYRPAVFFMSDGQPNAPWEQSFDRVTDPTWPLRPNIVAFGMGDAHEDTVKRVATFKAFLSDGTMDQGAALHEFATALTKSIVRSGSTATEDGGVKLQIPDQVPGFTALKVDQV; encoded by the coding sequence ATGAGCGAACAGATACTGCCGTTTTACGCCGTGTGCGACGAGTCCTACTCGATGATGGACGAAATCGACGCCCTCAACGAAGGACTGGCCGACCTTCACGAGGCCATCTCCACCGACCCGGTCGTCGCCGACAAAACCCGATTCTGCGTCATCGGGTTCTCCGACACCGCCGAAGTCCTGCTACCGCTGTGCGACCTCGGAGACCTCGACGAAATGGCCGGACTCACCGTCAAAGGAAGCACCAACTACGGTGCCGCCTTCGACCTCCTGCGCGACACCATCGAATCCGACATCGCCGACCTGAAAGCCCAGGGACACAAGGTCTACCGACCCGCCGTGTTCTTCATGTCCGACGGACAACCCAACGCGCCGTGGGAACAGTCCTTCGACAGGGTCACCGACCCGACCTGGCCACTGCGCCCCAACATCGTCGCCTTCGGTATGGGCGACGCCCACGAAGACACCGTCAAACGAGTCGCCACCTTCAAAGCGTTCCTCAGCGACGGCACCATGGACCAGGGCGCCGCACTCCACGAATTCGCCACCGCGCTGACCAAGTCGATCGTGCGATCCGGATCCACCGCCACCGAAGACGGCGGAGTGAAACTCCAGATCCCCGACCAGGTCCCCGGATTCACTGCACTGAAAGTCGACCAGGTGTGA